The proteins below come from a single Acaryochloris sp. CCMEE 5410 genomic window:
- the dxr gene encoding 1-deoxy-D-xylulose-5-phosphate reductoisomerase has translation MKAITLLGSTGSIGTQTLDIVAQYPDQFRIVGMAAGRNIELLSQQIRQFRPEIVAIADPNQLADLKDAIADVDPQPQLLAGEAGVVEVAAYGDAESVVTGIVGCAGLLPTIAAIKAGKDIALANKETLIAGGPVVLPLVEKHGVKLLPADSEHSAIFQCLQGVPEGGLRRIILTASGGAFRDWPVEKLPEVTVADALKHPNWSMGKKITVDSATLMNKGLEVIEAHYLFGVDYDHIDIVIHPQSIIHSLIELQDTSVLAQLGWPDMRLPLLYSLSWPERIATDWEQLDLVKSGDLTFREPNHQKYPCMQLAYDVGRMGGAMPAVMNAANEQAVALFLEEKISFLDIPKVIETACDRYQSQNTLQPSLEDILAADQWARQEILTISQSQTPVVTVSPQLSAI, from the coding sequence GTGAAAGCAATTACTCTTCTCGGCTCAACAGGATCCATCGGAACCCAGACCCTGGATATTGTCGCTCAGTACCCTGATCAGTTTCGAATTGTGGGGATGGCTGCTGGCCGAAATATTGAGCTGCTGTCACAACAAATACGGCAGTTCCGGCCTGAGATTGTGGCGATCGCAGATCCGAATCAACTTGCTGATCTCAAAGATGCGATCGCAGATGTCGATCCTCAACCCCAACTCCTAGCCGGAGAAGCAGGTGTGGTGGAAGTGGCTGCCTACGGCGATGCCGAATCCGTTGTGACTGGGATTGTCGGTTGTGCAGGGTTATTGCCCACCATTGCCGCCATCAAGGCTGGGAAAGATATTGCCCTCGCCAATAAAGAGACCCTAATTGCGGGCGGTCCAGTGGTACTACCGCTAGTGGAGAAACATGGGGTCAAGCTATTACCTGCAGACTCAGAGCATTCTGCCATTTTTCAGTGTTTACAAGGTGTGCCAGAAGGTGGACTACGCCGGATTATCTTGACGGCATCTGGGGGGGCATTCCGAGATTGGCCGGTAGAAAAGTTACCAGAAGTCACCGTTGCTGATGCCCTCAAGCATCCCAACTGGTCCATGGGCAAAAAGATTACCGTTGACTCCGCCACCTTGATGAACAAAGGGCTAGAAGTGATTGAAGCCCACTACCTATTTGGCGTGGATTACGACCATATTGATATTGTTATCCATCCCCAAAGTATTATTCACTCTTTGATTGAACTGCAAGATACGTCAGTACTGGCTCAGCTAGGCTGGCCCGATATGCGGCTTCCTCTGCTCTATTCCTTGTCCTGGCCCGAGCGCATTGCGACTGATTGGGAACAGCTGGATCTCGTTAAGTCTGGGGATCTAACCTTCCGTGAGCCCAACCACCAGAAATATCCCTGCATGCAGTTGGCCTATGATGTGGGCCGCATGGGGGGAGCCATGCCGGCGGTCATGAATGCTGCCAATGAGCAGGCCGTTGCCCTGTTCTTAGAAGAGAAAATCAGCTTCTTAGATATTCCCAAGGTGATTGAAACGGCTTGCGATCGCTACCAATCCCAAAACACCTTGCAACCTAGCCTAGAAGATATCCTGGCTGCTGATCAGTGGGCAAGACAAGAGATTCTCACCATTAGCCAAAGCCAAACCCCAGTGGTTACGGTGAGTCCACAACT